The genomic interval ttttatttgttgctCAATGCAATCCAATAAATTAATGATAGCAGCATCCAACATGTCTGCTTTCACTACCGACCTATTTATCATTGGCGACATTAGGTGTGTTTAGCTCAAAATTAAAACATCAGTCGGAAGGGGTGACACGGTTGCACCCagttaaatgattttttgtctTCAATTGCAATTGACATTGATTTGTTCCAGGAATATCACAAGAAACGATCAGAAGTGCATTCCAAATGTAACAGTGAAATCCACCAGCGATCATCAATTTGTTCCGATTGTGGTAGCTTCTTTGAAAAGTTCAAGAAAAGTCCAAATTGGTTACGGTAGTTGTGCGTCACTTCGTTTCGAGGAAATTGTTAGTGCTCAATTACCCCATGAAAAAATCCGtcttaataaaagtaaaaattttgcaGACCACAAAAGCTAATGGGAGAGTGTTTCATGATCCAATGCCCCATCCGAATCGTGACTCGACATTAGCACGTATTTGTGATACTCGAAACGATCTGGTTCAATTGACGGTCTCAGCATTAATTTGCTTTGATGCAAGGTGAGtttaattttgacaaaaaaaggGACAGTGTTGTACTCTCGCACAAATCgttctcaaaaattcaaattttgtcaaacgAAGCAGACATGGTCCTCAATCTGTAAGaccaattagaaaatttgttccGCATGATTTCCGACGTCCTcccgaaaattgtaatttctgaATTTCAACAAGTCTCCACCAGCTTCCCTTGCATCTACGGAAGCCATTTTTGTACCATTGCTAACCACTACCGATTACAAGCCAGATCAGTTCTCTACTCACTCACTCTCTCTGTAGCCGTAGGTGCCGTGGATTCCGCTGCTCCAAATGGAGCTGCAGTTGTAACTAAAAAAATGAACCTTTATTGAATTTGTTCAGCGCTACAAACTCATTAAGAATGTCCACAACATTAATTAAGTTCCAGTCACCCGCTTGGTCACCCGCACCATGTGCCagatttttctcaaattttcattcaatcaagaaattaaatcaaagaaaattgaaattacagGATGATTTACCTCTCGCGTTTTACACGCAGAGTTTTCGAGTTTCCTATTTGATTACTTACCTTTTGTACTTCAACTCCAAGAATAGTTAAAAGCTGCTTGTCAGGCCAGttgattcgattttattttcagttcaatTCGAGCACTTCTTCTCCACGCTCATGACAAAAATCTAATAAGCTCAACAGTGGCACATCTTCCCCAAACAAGCGTCCACAAGTTAGTGGAATGGCTGACATTGCTGATTGAAAGGAAAATCTGCAAGTGAGTGAACTGTTCACGAACTGTACAGTCTTTCTTACGCTTATCCGCGAATAATCTGATTTCAGTGTCGGTATAGCAGCACCTTGGCTGAACGCATTGTTACGAGTACAGCCCAACCGTTTGATGGCATCGGAAACGAATAACATTGGCAATAACCTTAAGCCATTATTGGGGGCTATTCAAACCAGAAGAGATCGTACACTGAAGCCATTATtgcagtaaattttaaaaaattcggaGCGTAGATCATTCTCTATTTTCCGAATCGTTCTGTATTTAGACTGAAGGGACAGCTGGACTTACTACTCGGCCAACGAATTCACATGGCTGATAATAGTGCCATATCAAATTATACAAACGTGATCGTTTACGACGATGTCGAAGAGGTGGTTGTACCAAGATATATTACCATAACAACCGATGAAGAAACGGATATCTCAATCACCGGATGACATGGATTACGACATAAATAGCTGGAAGTCGTTCGGGGAGTGCAGGAACACCTATGTCCTGAATGAATTGTGTGTGTaagtataaatatttttcgttcgttATAAGTACAAGTCAATTATAAGCACAAATTGTTGGCTTTACTgtgataattgaaaataataatttttgtttctagtTTAATTAAGTAAAAGGTCTGCACTAGATGATTTTCCACAATAAGGGGACATTCAAAAAGGACGTCCGCGGTTTTTCCGATATTTTCGACACCCCCCTACCCCCTGTCCGAATGTGTCCACTTTTCGATacaccccccccccccccggtGGACGtccgaaaaacgaaattttccaccttttttattgattcacAAATTGTTTTCGTAACTCAGACTTTACGCACTAACTAAATACTTTTCCGCTATAAACAGAATGATGAAATTGCTTCGTTACGACAAATCGTGTTCCTAACTTGTGCCTAATCTGGAGGTCACATCCTATCACATCTTTTGTGCGAAATCTCCATTTAGGCACTTGTTataaaatagctattttgctaacttgttagtaaatgggatgttttgcgcaatagatgtgagattgccaatacgagccgaaggcgagtttggcaacacatcgtgtgcgcaaaacccccatttactaacatgtttgcaacaagattttatgcaCAGGAGTGGgatcttcattttttataaaCGTCAATTTACGTCCTTGTGCGCAAATATATATATGAGAATCCATTTACGCACTACTTTGATCGCACTACTGTGCATAAACAGATATTGTAAAATGGTattaacaatattattaaaattgtgcATGTACGTCAAATTAACATAGCCTATGTTCTCATCAGCTCAAGATTTACATCAACTTAAGTGGTATTGCAGATGTAaagcataaaaatttgaaggaaatttgaaggaaatttGAAGGAGATTTTGCCACATTGAATAGAGTTCATAAATTAATGACAAACAAATAGAGTTCcaacgaaaattcttttcgcAACGCTGGTGGGTGTACAATTATGGCTaagttaataaaattataaaagttATCGTCATATGATTAACTGTATGGCATTACTACGTTACTTTTGACCATTTTGTTATACATTGAAAAAAGTGGACGTCCGAATTCGCAAATACCCCCCCCCCCCCGTTGTCCGAATCTGTCCGGGTTTCAGCTACCTCCCCCCTACCCCCTAGTCGCGGACGTCCTTTTTGAATGTCCCCTAATAAAGATATAAAAATCgggaaattttcttttcgtgcACGACAACACAGTGCATCAGTCGATATAACCGCCAATTAAAGAGGTTTTAGCCAATTTACTGAGACCCCAAACCAAATAAGGTAGATCCTTCGAACAACTCTCAATAATAACGTGTCACCAATAAACGCGAGTTGCAAAATTCTTCACTTATCGATCAATTAACCTTCCACATACGGTAAGCATGTCATCAGTTTAATTACCAAACCTGTTGATTGGAACCGTCTACCAAGAATATAGGAGTATAATTAGGAACAAATTATTCCCAAGTGTCACCGATGGATGAAGAAGCTTACGTTTTACTTCAAAGATTAGGCTCCAAACATTTCGATCtttactttcattttatttcaagttCCAAAAGcaaatttgttcaaattaattgtggaatattctttgttcgttgaaatttgttcgtttttcgtttattcAGCATTGAAGCAACCCACAAAGTGCAaatcttttacaaattttgagcCGATTTCTGAAGAGAAAGCCATTTACATGCGAGCTGGGGACTGGGTCTGGTCACCATTACCATTCGTTCGATAtcaatataaaatattgtttccgAGTTAATTGCTAGCTGATCGCGGAGTTATTctcaaattaaattcctttaGCGGACAGAGTATAAACTGTACTGGATGGAATTCCAGTTCTTTATCGGCCATATCTGGGTCAGCGAgttcaacattaaatttggACAGCACAAGCATTAGACCCAGCTTCGATGTCAATTTTCCCATCCTCATGCCGATACAGTTCCTGGGACCGTCTCCGAACTAGtgcaaaaattgatatttaatAACATTGCCGgctatcgaaataaaatttccactcACCGGAAGATAATAGCAGCCCTTAGCAGTAGATCCGGTTGGGGAATCGATAAATCTTTCTGGTCTGAATTCCAATGGATTTTCGTATATTTCGGGATCGCGTTGAAAGCCAAGGACTGGGATCATAACACCAGTGCCTTTAGGGATTGTCTGTTCGGTGTCGGGTATTTTGTAATCGGCAGTGCAGAGTCGGAACATCAGCGGTAGAATGGGATATTTTCTGCGTAAAaggaataaaaagaaaaggtCAGTCTCGGTGGTGGTGTATGGAAATTCGGTCGCTCGATTACCGTAGAGTTTCGTCGATGCAATACTGAAGATATTTTAACTCGCTCAAGACTTcgtaagaaatttcattttgaccAGATGCCTTGAGAACTCTATCAATCTCTTGTTGTGCTTTTCTCTGTATTTCTGGATGTCGTGCCAGTTCAAATAGGCAATAAGACAAAGTTGAGCTCGATGTTTCGAAGCCTAAAACCAGCAATTTTAAGCTCAAATCTATCGGaaacaaaattccatttaaaatGCATATCTCACCAGCCtggaaaaatacaaaaacatttgCAGCTAAGTCatcaaaactcaattttttcttgtcaTCGTGACCGCTTTTATCAGCATTGTTATCGTCTTTATCAACCGAAACATATCCCTGGTTTCTTAATTGGATTAGCAACTGCATGAAGTCATTCCGCTCGACATTGTTCTTCTCGCGATATTCAATCGTCTGCTTCACAACCGAGTAAACGAATTGTTCCACTTCCGGATGCGTTATCTTGATTCTAAACCACTTCATAGCTTGCGGGAAGAAGAAAAGGATCAGATTGCGCACCATGACCCATTTGgtgatttcaaaatttttggctCCCATTCGGCGAAATATGTGATCCGGTTCGTTAACGCAATCGTTATCAATGCCGAATGCAACGGACGATATGATACTCGTATTGAGCCGGGCAAACAATTCACGAAACTCGAACACGTTCATGCCCGACTCGACATTCTTCACCAAGTACTCTTGTAGCACATTTCCGCAATCTTTTATAACGGAGAACATGCCCTTCAGTTTACCGCTCGTGAAGGTGGGCGACAACTTCACTCTATGAACAGAAAAGCAGATTGTGTAGGGAGATGGATGGGCGTCCTAACtgaatttccttatttttccgtAATATTCTAGTAGTTGTGTCAGTTGTATCCTTATGACAATCTGAACTCTcccaatttttgttgaaacaatttttgaaaaaaaaaaaacttttgttcacAGAAGGAACTTGAACTTCACACAACAACTAGACTATAACGAATCTCCTACCCGAGTATTAATTAGTACCTCAGATCTCGCCATTCTTGTCCGGGAACATggaacaaatgattttgaagaGTATCATGCTCCAAGTCGAACGGTACAGGTCGATCATGGAACGAGCTAAAATCTCGAACCAAAACATTCTGCAGAAGAATTGGATCGTTAACAACGACTGCCGGCTGAAATCCCATGTATAAGCCCAATGCCTTGTGATGTTTATGCTTCACGtaaatgttgtaaaaaaattcaccgatCGACTTTTTCTCAGTCATCATAGGTCCAAGGTcaccaattaaaaatttcggttcCAATTGCACGAAACCGCGATTTATCCAGAATTTGTACTTGTATTGGTGGAATAGATAAACGATCAACAGCAACACAGCAACGAttgtgaaaaacattttattttcttttatttttagtatTCTAACTTGAGTCTCTGAATGATATGACTACACCGAATGAATGGCAACAATAAACTGAGACACTGAGAgcatttcaatttatcaatgttttcggttttttgaaTGATGTGTGTTAATGCGATTCATAAAAATATCTAGAGATTGTTCGGTTGTGTGTGTCTATTACTTAATTCAGATGTGTGTCGGTGTGCTTTGCTGGTTCAATCTACATGCTAAGGCTGTGTGGTATTTGGTATTAGTAACTACTAACTACGCAAAGTTCAGCAAAGACTATAATATGTTATCATTAAAACTTTAGAGGCTTAACCAAAGGCTCGACTCTAACAAACGATTATCAGAAGTGTCGGTGTGGTTTGCAACGTTTAACTGTTGTTGTTATCTGACTCAGACGCAGTTATCTTTCTTCTCATAATACCTTCTTGAAGCATTTCAACATTGTGATGACAGCATCAGCACAGACACACACTGCTGACCATCATTCATCAACAGTATAGTCCAATCTAAGGACATAGTCTTCCATCTCTTTCCCATTACTTTTACGATGCGATGACACAACGTTTCACTAAAACTCATCCAACATTCAGCCCTGCTCAGAGGTAACACGCGATATTCTTGTGAAAATGTTCATACGATCAAGAATGTTTCTATAACTGTAAGAGTAAGAGTAATATGCATGAAGGATTACAGCACAGCCGAGTATCTGTTTACTGTACTGAGACTTGTGATTTTCCCACTGGAATTAAGCTCTGCACAAAAAGTGTTTGGAATGAGGTTTGGAATGGCTCAGgcgataatagttatttgttcaccaaGACAAAAACGAAAGATGACACATTCTGGCACGACCAACTTAAAAACTGCCAAAAATGGCCAGAAACTCAAAGAGTAGTACTCTACATACTATGTAGTACATAGTACTGTTCGAGCGTGTTGTGAGAACGTGGCGACGTTAACAAGACACGCTAGAAAATGCAATTGCAGTTTTTCCCTTGGGTCAGAAATCTTGCAAGTGTTCTCCCAGCAAAATGTACTGTTCTCCGATGCAAATTGAggacttttttcaaaataaatgaaaaatgccGAAGTCTCGAAACCCACGAAAATTCTCCAACCATTGCTTTGCTGCTTGGTAAGATTTCTGACCAATAATTTTTCCCCAAGAttaacacaacgtttttcacaacgaAGGCTCCAGAAGTTTCAGTTGAGGTTAGAAAAtcactattttctcgcctccGCTGTAaacatgattttgtttatcttgACGATGTGTTGCTTATTATAATGAGACTCTCCAGTTCCTTTCAGTTTTCGCTTGTGATGATAAGCACCTCTGACGACAAACTAGGAATTTGTttaggaaaataatttattgcacGCTTGACTAACTTGACACTGATAATAATCTGCACTTAAAAATAAAGGcgaaatttctaaaaaaaatataatttcgtcCTTGTCAACCGGTAACTTTATCCTCATCGCTAATAGTATCCATCACGACCCCCATATCCGCCGTGATGACCACCATAACCTCCGCGATGACCATCATAACCGCCACGATGACCGTCATAACCGCCGTGATGACCACCATAACCTCCGCGATGACCATCATAACCGCCTCGATGACCTTCATAACCTCCGCGATGACCACCATAGCCTTCGTGATGGTTTCCATGGCCTCCGTGATATTTGCCGTATGCCATAGCCATTGTGCACACGATGAGTGCCAGGAAAATTATCTGTGAAATGGccacaaagaaaatgtttcaatgttaGATCCAGTCGATATGTTAGTGATTCGACTCAAAAGGGAAATGGCTggatataaaaaataaataacattttcgatAGGTTGTTTTGGGGAAAGTGTAGAAAATATGTAATTGTTTCATCGTTTAATTATCGTCGGGTGTCTCTGCGATTGTTCTCACAAAGCAAAGAGTAAACGAATTCTTTCATACGACAACAACGGAATCGTTTAGATTCCGTTCAGAATGCAAGGAAGGTCTTATGATTACtcgcggatttttttttaactaaaaaattATGGGTCCAATGAACGGGTTATAGATTTCTTATGAAAATACTTACAACAACTTTAACAGCCATTGCGACGTTGAATCAAAcaattaagacaaaaaaaaattaacgaattgATGGACACAAATTTTGCGTGAGTTAACTCGAAGACTGATCAAGGCTGAATGAAGCAGTGGGAAAATGGAATTCATGTATCCAGTGAATCCGAATTGAAGTTGCTAACGTTAAACCAGTTAAAAGCAAACGTTTAGTCGAGATCAAGACTGTACACTTTCGTTGTCTTGACAGAGATGTGGTTCTCGACAATGTCGATAAAATTAGGCGATTAGCTGTAGTCCTCTTAGAAAAGCGATGttacgataaaaaataaactatTACTCACTAAGCACACGGGAAATGACTCATTGACAATATTGACATGAGTGTTAAAACTTATTTTCCGGGGGGCGtagtgagtaaaataacttacgtGATTGTTTGACTTTGTATTTtgaaagttccaaacaatctACTGTCCTTATGAAGTACCGAGGTGTTACTTTAATCACGGCAgagttacttttactctgccgtgctttaATCAAAAGGAGTAAGACATTTAGTGATAACATTGCAATACATTTGCCGTTTCTGAAAGATTACCACTTCTCGTCTCTATTTATTACTGAACTACAAATCTAAATCTACTCAAGATCGTAAACTGAGTAGTTCCGATTAAAGCAATGGATGAATCTTTCGGAATTCTACAATTAAAATCTGAAAACATTTCATGCAGAAGGTCTTACACAAGACCGGAATTTAGTaaccaacatcagtttgtataagattttACGTAGAATGTGGCATCAATACATGTAGGGGCGTTGACATTTTTGATAGTTGGCAATTTAGCATCTTCAAAATCCGATTATAAGGAATGTAgatttggttttaaaattctgGACAATTTTTAGCCAATTTCCTCTAAAAGAATGGTGCAGCAAAGGTGTTTTTCAAAGTGAGAGTTAGTATAAGATAAAGAGTCTGCAATTCAAGTGTTTTTAATGAAGTATGACAAAAGTGagtgttttcgaaaatatctaTATCGATCCATTGCAACCAATCATCAGGACCGTATCTAGATGGGGCGCAGGGGGGGCGGCGCCCCTCCTAGCAAagtcattttttcaatttttttttaatttttcccatacaaaataatttttttggaccttgCGCCCCCCCTAGCGCACTCAGATTTTGAAGTCTGGCTACGGTCCTGCCAATCATCGTTCTTGGAGCAATTTATAATGGTTTCCATcttataataaaatttccacATCATTTGAACTCACGCTAATAATTCACatgttaaaatgtttttttaaattcaaaagatGTGTATTGGaagcaaattaaattctcCTCTTTTCTTTGCCCGCCAATTTTGCCCACTGGTGAAATTTTCacacttctttcatataaaacatatcaaaatcttcactttgggtaacggatttttagttcctgaactaaacagcctcgatgaagcttcatcgaggctgttgaTCCTGAACGAGTtccaataggtttgttccaaataactgtaaacccgaactttgacaacacgaacgcCAACGATTTCATCCGAGATGAACATAACTtaaacgtcaacaaatttctaagtaaatttttcgttaaaattttcgtcaactgGATCTCGTTCAGgaactcttcgttaagtttcactggtgagaattttgacacttctttcatataaaatatgtcaaaatcttcactttgggTCAAAGTATacaaacactgaaggtaatgcagaccctcagcggatcagagaaattactgatccaaactttcaggtgaattcattttcgtatgttgtcgAACTTAGTcatgtgcaacatgacggcgcaaaatccttccaattcaccactaaatacaacttgacgcaaacgaatgtTATATGTGTGCAATATAACGCCGCTAAATCGTTCTAAattcaccactagatgcaacttgacgcaaacgaattcattATGTGTGCAACATTACGAAGCTAAagttcacctgaaagtttggatccgtgtgtaactgtggatttgtattaccttcagtgtttatatactttgcttacgaaggcgggtgaaacataaatcttgacaatttagacaagtatattgtttgaaaagtcaacttgaaattttttttcgtgatcaactcgaaagtgtttTAACCTGTTTTTTCAGAACCTGTTTATCAGTAcccggttatatatggcattacctcctcactatatttaccttgaacataacctaaacgtcaacaaatttctatgtaaatttttcgttaaaattaactgtCAACTGATGTCGTTCAGGAACTCTTAGTTAAGTTTTACTGGTGAGAATTTTGACACTTcgttcatataaaatatgtcaaaatcagGGAGCCCACTGGTGAGAATTTTCacacttctttcatataaaacaTATCAAAATCGTCACTTTGGGtacagagagatgctaatatgacggctgggacgccgtttcgacggatagagggaatttgtccatcatttctgaaaaaatttgaaccgTATGCGACCAGctgtcaaattgaaaaagacataaccacagattttttttaatacttccagcatcaccaattttaatgaaataaattgctaACATGATCCTTGTGGGATCAGAATGAACGTAAgtccatttatttataaatcagaTTCAGTATTCGTACACAATTTCCGAAttgaaaaaagcaattttggAGACCAATTTTTGAACGCGTATATCTCAGATAATACGAAAGTACCTTGCAAATAAAACCCTATACGTTAATTTTGACACCGATGCAAACGTATTTCCATATTCTGCTTCTCGAATCATTttagtcaaaaattaattattttgtaaacaaccgaccaattttggaaaaagtcagccatttttgacatttcattcgttatatgaaaaaggctgacaaattccctctatccgtcgaaacggcgtcccagccgttatcttagcatctctctgtttgggtaacgaatttttagttccTGAACGAGTTCCTGAAAGTTAAGGTTTagttgccttctgtggatgaaatttgacatttcgaaatgaccttggaacagaccttgGAACCTATTCTCACACTACCAAATCTTTCGTTTTTCATGT from Bradysia coprophila strain Holo2 unplaced genomic scaffold, BU_Bcop_v1 contig_732, whole genome shotgun sequence carries:
- the LOC119084068 gene encoding TATA-binding protein-associated factor 2N-like isoform X1, yielding MAVKVVIIFLALIVCTMAMAYGKYHGGHGNHHEGYGGHRGGYEGHRGGYDGHRGGYGGHHGGYDGHRGGYDGHRGGYGGHHGGYGGRDGYY
- the LOC119084030 gene encoding cytochrome P450 6d3-like translates to MFFTIVAVLLLIVYLFHQYKYKFWINRGFVQLEPKFLIGDLGPMMTEKKSIGEFFYNIYVKHKHHKALGLYMGFQPAVVVNDPILLQNVLVRDFSSFHDRPVPFDLEHDTLQNHLFHVPGQEWRDLRVKLSPTFTSGKLKGMFSVIKDCGNVLQEYLVKNVESGMNVFEFRELFARLNTSIISSVAFGIDNDCVNEPDHIFRRMGAKNFEITKWVMVRNLILFFFPQAMKWFRIKITHPEVEQFVYSVVKQTIEYREKNNVERNDFMQLLIQLRNQGYVSVDKDDNNADKSGHDDKKKLSFDDLAANVFVFFQAGFETSSSTLSYCLFELARHPEIQRKAQQEIDRVLKASGQNEISYEVLSELKYLQYCIDETLRKYPILPLMFRLCTADYKIPDTEQTIPKGTGVMIPVLGFQRDPEIYENPLEFRPERFIDSPTGSTAKGCYYLPFGDGPRNCIGMRMGKLTSKLGLMLVLSKFNVELADPDMADKELEFHPVQFILCPLKEFNLRITPRSASN
- the LOC119084068 gene encoding TATA-binding protein-associated factor 2N-like isoform X2, which translates into the protein MAVKVVIIFLALIVCTMAMAYGKYHGGHGNHHEGYGGHRGGYEGHRGGYDGHRGGYGGHHGGYGGHHGGYGGRDGYY
- the LOC119084029 gene encoding uncharacterized protein LOC119084029 isoform X1; its protein translation is MDGEGYVSDFSPDGKLLGLLDPLGGLKIWNVENKFLVRPNRHLQCQYTCLTWLSGTSIFVENGAANNINRENVINWNDFVALGKTNGSVDLYSYATSSITYGLAYYSHMDAVTAICWDSSKLFTIGKDHTILVWSWEDSHFEPWKIIAPSIPTAITPLSSNRLVVACKDLHLWLLLPTKDVNPDWKPIVNQENSADISSIKLLKEADQNGTYVLTASKLKQEICLWKIDKPEKLITFHAGNFICCSMQSNKLMIAASNMSAFTTDLFIIGDIRNITRNDQKCIPNVTVKSTSDHQFVPIVVASLKSSRKVQIGYGSCASLRFEEITTKANGRVFHDPMPHPNRDSTLARICDTRNDLVQLTVSALICFDASSIRALLLHAHDKNLISSTVAHLPQTSVHKLVEWLTLLIERKICNVGIAAPWLNALLRVQPNRLMASETNNIGNNLKPLLGAIQTRRDRTLKPLLQLKGQLDLLLGQRIHMADNSAISNYTNVIVYDDVEEVVVPRYITITTDEETDISITG
- the LOC119084029 gene encoding uncharacterized protein LOC119084029 isoform X2, with product MGYVSDFSPDGKLLGLLDPLGGLKIWNVENKFLVRPNRHLQCQYTCLTWLSGTSIFVENGAANNINRENVINWNDFVALGKTNGSVDLYSYATSSITYGLAYYSHMDAVTAICWDSSKLFTIGKDHTILVWSWEDSHFEPWKIIAPSIPTAITPLSSNRLVVACKDLHLWLLLPTKDVNPDWKPIVNQENSADISSIKLLKEADQNGTYVLTASKLKQEICLWKIDKPEKLITFHAGNFICCSMQSNKLMIAASNMSAFTTDLFIIGDIRNITRNDQKCIPNVTVKSTSDHQFVPIVVASLKSSRKVQIGYGSCASLRFEEITTKANGRVFHDPMPHPNRDSTLARICDTRNDLVQLTVSALICFDASSIRALLLHAHDKNLISSTVAHLPQTSVHKLVEWLTLLIERKICNVGIAAPWLNALLRVQPNRLMASETNNIGNNLKPLLGAIQTRRDRTLKPLLQLKGQLDLLLGQRIHMADNSAISNYTNVIVYDDVEEVVVPRYITITTDEETDISITG
- the LOC119084029 gene encoding uncharacterized protein LOC119084029 isoform X3, with protein sequence MDFSPDGKLLGLLDPLGGLKIWNVENKFLVRPNRHLQCQYTCLTWLSGTSIFVENGAANNINRENVINWNDFVALGKTNGSVDLYSYATSSITYGLAYYSHMDAVTAICWDSSKLFTIGKDHTILVWSWEDSHFEPWKIIAPSIPTAITPLSSNRLVVACKDLHLWLLLPTKDVNPDWKPIVNQENSADISSIKLLKEADQNGTYVLTASKLKQEICLWKIDKPEKLITFHAGNFICCSMQSNKLMIAASNMSAFTTDLFIIGDIRNITRNDQKCIPNVTVKSTSDHQFVPIVVASLKSSRKVQIGYGSCASLRFEEITTKANGRVFHDPMPHPNRDSTLARICDTRNDLVQLTVSALICFDASSIRALLLHAHDKNLISSTVAHLPQTSVHKLVEWLTLLIERKICNVGIAAPWLNALLRVQPNRLMASETNNIGNNLKPLLGAIQTRRDRTLKPLLQLKGQLDLLLGQRIHMADNSAISNYTNVIVYDDVEEVVVPRYITITTDEETDISITG